In Macadamia integrifolia cultivar HAES 741 chromosome 1, SCU_Mint_v3, whole genome shotgun sequence, a single window of DNA contains:
- the LOC122076552 gene encoding uncharacterized protein LOC122076552, whose protein sequence is MKTAVLTSSSSARTLSSTMEDRSESRDSYYFPGCRKDANCSCEICLASINATLDLMPMSTQRSSMTKFSASKSKVERTPVSFNRSVLSTPKSDVYQISTTPPLKSTGKSGPSEKMKKKPRVFGFNICRFLVVASLIFAADSLLGWLILGLFSPALSPEIVRRVGEESYILEDWNSKLDFLEKKLGDMVHFNVSNCRSTNSLWKLDQEGLLLNSRCTLYKSISEELSIWGWPLQTAGLLTSGLSSRSFTILTGRVTEWSEGRLGFSIRKANSSWVQTRWSASAVQMDSNTWILEYRSSSVLQNSKFFRAAFEFLKFRMSRIVREMKQQFWLLPAFFHHYSIHSEDVVYRHPT, encoded by the exons ATGAAGACCGCGGTGCTCACATCGTCATCTTCTGCAAGAACCCTTAGCAGCACCATGGAAGATCGATCAGAAAGCCGTGACAGCTACTATTTTCCGGGATGCCGGAAAGATGCCAACTGTTCTTGCGAAATCTGTCTTGCGAGCATCAATGCGACTTTGGATCTCATGCCTATGAGCACTCAACGAAGCTCTATGACGAAGTTCTCAGCCTCAAAATCCAAGGTAGAAAGAACCCCTGTTTCTTTCAATCGTTCTGTCCTCTCCACACCCAAATCAGATGTGTACCAGATTTCCACAACGCCGCCTCTCAAATCGACTGGAAAATCGGGTCCCTctgagaaaatgaagaagaaacctagggtttttggtttcaaCATCTGCAGATTTTTAGTGGTTGCAAGCTTAATTTTTGCCGCAGATTCTTTGTTGGGTTGGttgattttggggcttttcagccCTGCATTGTCACCTGAGATTGTGAGGAGGGTGGGGGAGGAGTCTTACATTCTGGAAGATTGGAATTCTAAACTAGACTTCTTGGAGAAGAAGCTAGGAGATATGGTTCATTTCAATGTCTCAAACTGCAGATCCACTAATTCTCTATGGAAGCTAGATCAG GAAGGATTGCTATTAAACTCGCGATGTACATTGTACAAATCCATATCAGAGGAGTTGAGCATATGGGGATGGCCTCTTCAAACTGCAGGGTTGCTTACATCAGGGCTTTCTTCTCGGTCATTCACCATCTTGACAGGCAGAGTCACAGAG TGGTCAGAGGGGAGGCTTGGGTTCTCAATTCGCAAGGCAAACAGTTCATGGGTACAAACAAGATGGAGTGCCTCAGCTGTGCAAATGGATTCTAATACCTGGATTCTTGAATATCGATCCAGCTCAGTGTTGCAGAACTCAAAATTCTTTAGAGCAGCATTCGAGTTCTTGAAGTTCAGAATGTCAAGAATAGTTAGAGAGATGAAGCAGCAATTTTGGTTATTGCCTGCTTTTTTTCACCATTATAGCATTCATTCGGAGGATGTCGTTTACAGACATCCAACTTAA
- the LOC122083188 gene encoding uncharacterized protein LOC122083188 — MEIELVNCECCGLKEDCTQDYISQVKAKFDGKWLCGLCSEAVRDEVKRGKSSFGVDEALKAHMSFCGKFKLNPAVRVADGMRQMLRRRSGDLSSSSSSSSSSSSSSSSSKKYMRSAST; from the coding sequence ATGGAGATTGAATTGGTGAATTGTGAATGTTGCGGATTGAAAGAGGATTGTACCCAAGATTACATTAGTCAGGTGAAAGCGAAATTTGATGGGAAATGGCTATGTGGGTTGTGCTCTGAAGCTGTTAGAGATGAGGTGAAGAGAGGGAAAAGTTCATTTGGTGTGGATGAAGCTTTGAAGGCTCACATGTCTTTCTGTGGGAAGTTTAAATTGAACCCAGCAGTCAGGGTCGCAGATGGGATGAGGCAGATGCTCAGGAGGAGGTCAGGGgatttgtcttcttcttcttcttcttcttcttcttcttcttcttcttcttcttcttctaagaaGTATATGAGATCGGCAAGCACATAA